In the genome of Lycorma delicatula isolate Av1 chromosome 8, ASM4794821v1, whole genome shotgun sequence, one region contains:
- the Atac1 gene encoding ada2a-containing complex component 1 isoform X3, which translates to MRIDAICDVSKLLDNESAAVLKMSENGELDEVIPPVEEVEDDVTIDWSKYNMKEDENGNVSLIDNLLQPQTRHKRKEPSSFDDDDNSDSNDKILVRGREFDETKPETFNQLWTEEEQARLEELLVEYPPERIENRRWAKIAKALGNRTPKQVCSRVQKYFLKLRKAGLVVPGRAPRSSAFKKSGKLKKNLHVQTTFFPKLTKESKLKSDCELIMTMNNQSTSKNKFKGVLGFDFLCDEWETEAEDSTNWIDPIAISDDNSLNTENNVDKISDSNNDNSLLMSGNENMRNSETEMVVKELDNVWMTNERKLEILLKIKESMMSPAGSYRHFHFKCHNCGEQPIVGIKWHCSSCDVEFCSDCIFMILDEDEDDVQHPVNHAIFAARVLDSEGRDYDYYPAKFDSNNHLDPNYIPLQKNN; encoded by the exons CGAATTGATGCAATTTGTGATGTAAGTAAATTACTTGATAATGAATCTGCTGCAGTcttaaaaatgagtgaaaatggAGAGTTGGATGAAGTGATCCCTCCAGTTGAAGAGGTGGAAGATGAT GTTACAATAGATTGGTCAAAATACAATATGAAAGAAGATGAGAATGGCAATGTcagtttaattgataatttattacaacCTCAGACTCGTCATAAGAGAAAAGAACCATCATcttttgatgatgatgataactCTGATTCAAATGATAAGATTCTTGTACGAGGAAGGGAATTTGATGAAACAAAACCAGAAACTTTTAATCAG TTATGGACAGAAGAGGAACAGGCAAGGCTTGAGGAACTTCTTGTTGAATACCCTCCAGAACGTATTGAAAATCGTCGTTGGGCAAAAATAGCTAAAGCATTAG gcaATCGAACTCCAAAGCAAGTTTGCAGCAGAGTTCAGAAGTATTTTCTAAAATTGCGGAAAGCAGGATTAGTTGTACCTGGAAGAGCCCCACGAAGTTCTGCTTTCAAAAAG tctggtaaattaaagaaaaaccttCATGTTCAGACTacatttttcccaaaattgaCTAAGGAATCAAAACTTAAAAGCGATTGTGAATTAATTATGACAATGAATAATCAGAGTACaagtaagaataaatttaaaggtgTTTTAGGATTTGATTTCTTGTGTGATGAATGGGAAACTGAAGCAGAAGATTCTACAAACTGGATTGATCCTATTGCAATATCTGATGATAATTCTCTGAACACTGAAAATAATGTGGATAAAATATCAGATAGTAATAATGACAATTCTTTGTTGATGTCTGGAAATGAAAATATGAGAAATTCAGAAACTGAAATGGTAGTGAAAGAATTAGACAATGTATGGATGACTAATGAAAGAAAacttgaaatacttttaaaaattaaagaaagtatgATGTCTCCTGCGGGTTCTTATCGACATTTtcattttaag tgcCATAATTGTGGAGAACAACCAATAGTGGGTATAAAATGGCATTGCAGCTCATGTGACGTGGAGTTTTGTTcagattgtatttttatgatattagatgaagatgaagatgatgtTCAGCATCCAGTGAACCATGCTATTTTTGCTGCTCGTGTTCTTGATAGTGAAGGTAGAGATTATGATTATTATCCTGCTAAATTTGATTCGAACAACCATCTAGATCCTAATTATATACCATTACAGAAGAATAATTAA